The following coding sequences lie in one Apium graveolens cultivar Ventura chromosome 1, ASM990537v1, whole genome shotgun sequence genomic window:
- the LOC141672098 gene encoding AP-1 complex subunit mu-2-like has protein sequence MSGAASALFILDIKGRVLVWRDYRGDVTAIQAEKCFTKLIDKEGEPDTQNPVVHDDGVTYMFIQHNNVYLMAASRQNCNAASIFLFLHRVVDVFKHYFEELEEESLRDNFVVVYELLDEMMDFGYPQYTEAKILSEFIKTDAYRMEVTQRPPMAVTNAVSWRSEGIRYKKNEVFLDVVESVNILVNSNGQIIRSEVIGALKMRTYLSGMPECKLGLNDRVLLEAQGRATKGKAIDLDDIKFHQCVRLSRFENDRTISFIPPDGSFDLMTYRLSTQVKPLIWVEAQVERHSRSRMEIMVKARSQFKERSTATNVEIELPVPSDAINPNLRTSMGSASYAPENDALLWKIKSFPGGKEYMLRAEFNLPSITDEEATPERKAPIRVKFEIPYFTVSGIQVRYLKIIEKSGYQALPWVRYITMAGEYELRLI, from the exons atgTCAGGTGCGGCCTCTGCGCTCTTCATTCTCGATATCAAAGGCCGTGTTCTCGTCTGGCGAGATTATCGTGGTGACGTCACTGCAATTCAAGCTGAAAAATGTTTCACAAAACTCATCGATAAGGAG GGAGAACCAGATACACAGAATCCAGTTGTGCATGATGATGGCGTAACTTACATGTTTATACAACACAACAATGTGTATTTAATGGCTGCATCAAGGCAGAACTGTAATGCTGCTAGTATCTTCTTATTTCTACATCGCGTAGTTGAT GTATTTAAGCATTATTTTGAGGAGTTAGAAGAGGAATCACTTAGAGATAATTTTGTAGTAGTG TATGAATTACTCGATGAAATGATGGACTTTGGTTATCCCCAATATACCGAGGCAAAGATTCTTAGCGAGTTTATCAAGACTGATGCTTATAGGATGGAAGTTACACAGAGGCCCCCTATGGCTGTGACAAATGCTGTGTCATGGCGAAGTGAAGGGATTCGTTACAAGAAGAATGAA GTATTTCTAGATGTCGTTGAGAGTGTTAATATACTTGTAAACAGCAATGGACAGATAATTAGGTCTGAAGTTATCGGTGCATTAAAGATGCGAACATATTTGAG TGGTATGCCTGAGTGCAAACTTGGGCTAAATGATAGAGTTTTACTAGAGGCACAAGGACGAGCAACCAAGGGAAAGGCCATTGATTTGGATGATATCAAGTTCCATCA GTGCGTGCGTCTTTCGCGATTTGAAAATGACCGAACAATATCTTTTATACCTCCTGATGGATCTTTTGATCTCATGACATATAGACTTAGCACCCAG GTTAAGCCCCTGATATGGGTGGAAGCTCAAGTAGAAAGGCATTCTAGAAGTCGAATGGAAATAATGGTAAAAGCCAGAAGCCAGTTTAAGGAACGAAG CACTGCAACAAATGTTGAAATTGAGTTGCCTGTGCCCTCCGATGCCATAAATCCAAATTTACGAACATCAATGGGATCTGCTTCTTATGCACCTGAAAATGATGCATTGCTTTGGAAAATCAAATCATTTCCAGGTGGTAAG GAGTATATGTTAAGAGCAGAGTTTAATCTTCCCAGTATTACGGATGAAGAAGCAACTCCTGAGAGAAAGGCTCCCATACGAGTGAAGTTTGAGATACCATATTT